In the genome of Brachypodium distachyon strain Bd21 chromosome 3, Brachypodium_distachyon_v3.0, whole genome shotgun sequence, the window TTCAAAGTATATGGagtagtacatttttttaagaaccCTCTCGGTGATCGTCTCCTTCCCCGACTGCCCCTTCTCTCTCCTCATTGGACCACGCCGTTGTGCCTCCTCCTGCCcttccctctcctcccctgACCGGGTCGTGATCTGTCGTCTCCAAGTCCGGTGGCACAAGATCTGGCAAGCCGGCGCTCCATCTCCGCAGCATCTCCTTCCACCTCGTTGCTGTTGCTGGAGCACCGGGGGAGGCCACCCCCACAACGGGGATTCCGGCGGATCCAAgggcgggagaggaggagggggctaAGATCCGCATGTGGTGGACCTCGTCGGCGTTCGGGTGTCGTGGATCCACCAGGGGTCTgtcgggaaggcgccgaccgGGGTGGGGGGCTGCAGAtctgatgttgttttttgcATCTTCTTCAAATTAAAAGCTATAAATAAAATGCTAAAAACTAGAAGTTGAAAAATTAAAAGCTTCATAATAAAAGGTAAAAATTAAAATAGCAAAAgctaaaaaaagttaaaagcTCAAAAATTTAAAGGTAAAGTTAAAAATTGAAAGAGGATTTTTTTCCCAACAACCCGTCAACTGCGAGGCTCTATTCTTTAAGTGGTAGGTGACGCCCCTCAACAACGAGGCTCctgcggtgacttcgtcaacCTCTCGAGATCTGCCAGCTCAGTCTCTCAGAGGTGCTCATAGCGGTAGTGTGTGACTAAGGTACTCATAGGTGTAGTGTGTGCGTTCATATAGGTGAGTGTACGAGACCGAGCATTAGTTCGGATGGTTTGTTCGGTGGCGTGCGAACCACCGAACGTGAGTTCGATCCCGGGATCGACTCCGTTTCTCACCGGGGCAGGCCCCCAAAATATTCTAGTAGATGGCCTCCACGCTCACTGTGCCTTAGTGGTAGTGTGATGTGTTCCCATCACCGACATGGTCTAGTGGCTCTGGGAATATATTAGAGCTTGCCTATTAGGTATAGTTTGCAGGTCTAACTTGCGCAGTAGGTGATGTGTGTGCATGTGGTGTGAGTTGGTGCGTGAGTTCAAATACTACAACTGGACTAAATAAGATGGCCTTAAAAAAATCGGAGGTGAGTGCATTTttattgtgttttttcatTAAATAAGATggccttaaaaaaaattggaggtGAGTGCATTTttattgtgttttttcattaaaaaaatccGGCACGTTGGTTCCTCCGATTGAGCGGGTAGGATGAAGCAACCGGTCGGCTGTGTTGGTGGTCCGCGGTTCGCCTGTTCCCGGCTTCTCGCTGGCGTTGCGCGCGCCGCGAAGAGAGCCACGTCGCCGAAAGCCATCCGAGCCAATTCCCAGCCATTTATACTCGCCGCGCCCGAAGCCAACAAATCCCAACACACATTCGTTTGCCCCATTCCTTTCCTCATGCCGCTCCCGCTTCTTCTTACCCTTCCCACCGCCCAGCTGCCCTGGGctcgccatggcggccgcctcgtgGCGCCGCGGGCTGGCTGCGGGCGGAGGATCGTGCGCGTCAGGGCGTCGGGAGAGGCCGGCGCGCGGCCGCCTTCCAGGACTCAGGTGAGCGAGCAACCCCGGCACGAGCCCTCCCCTCACTCCCTCTGCAGCCGCGGCTGTAATGCTGTATAGACTATAGACTATAGATACTCCTGTTGCTGTGGTTGGCGGAGCGATAGTCCTGTGGCTGTGGAGATTCAGTAAGCTCGCTTGTCGCTACGGCATTGCGCGAGGGCCGCTCCTACGATTTTACCGACCCTACCACTGTCACAAGAGAAATCAATCTCGAAATCACATTCCCCAATCCCCATGCCAAGCTTGTTTGTCACTCCGGTAGCTTGCAGAGCACGGCCTCTGCTGCAGCTTAAATGACATCTGTtggcggatgaaaccttcaCCCGCTTAATTCTGTCTTCAGCCGACTGGGTTCTTCAAACTGGTTAGTGTATTTTCCGATCATTCCCCCGCTGACCCCACCAACACCTAAGATAACGATGGTCAATTGATTAcagctcctttttttttgcggggttTTCGGCTCCTTAGTTGAAGCGAAGCATAGCATTGCACATGTAGGAATAGCCTGCACTGTAGAGCACGACAAGGAATAGAACATGTATCCACAAAGTCGAAAAATCTATTTGAACATTTGaaccaaaacagaaaaatatgaaaagtTGATGGCAATATTTTGCGGTATAAgataaaaatatcaaattgGGTCCAACACTCGAATAGATTCAAGTGTGTGGTTCACTCCACATAGTTGGGTACTTAAAGCGAGGCATGGCCTTGCACATGTAGGAACAGCCTGCACTGCAAAGCACAACAGGGAATAGAAAATGTATCAAAAAAGTCAATCAAAAAAtctttttgaaattttgaactaaaacagaaaaaaatatgaaaagttGACAGCAACATTTTGAGGTAAAAGACAAGATATCAGATAGGGTCAGACACTCAAAGTGTGTGGTTCACATAGTTGGCTAGTTTCTGGCTCCTGTAATTGATCCTAACTTAACAGTGTACTTTTTAGTATAGTTCCTGCAGAGATATTGAATCGTGTGCTTTTTTACCATCCCTTTGACTTATATTTCTGATCATGTAGATGATAATGGATAAGATTTCTGGTGGCGACGAAGTTGGTGGTGCTGGGGGGGCTTACTCATATGGTGCATTGAAAAGATTGGATCAAATATGCTCTAGCATATGTCAATCTCAAGTAGGTAAGGTTCATGTCGTTCAAgcatctataccaatatattaaattggagttggtggtgatggtacggtcgccaccgtaggttaacttcgttaaaattacaaccaatatgccactgcccgttattttcttttccttcagtttttttcacgatttctcctactccgtcttacaaccgactccaccacacccgcatgccgaccttgacggcgccatgagttgcctacacagaaaataaaaataaatagtttgtgattttgttgacccgtagcaacgcgcgggcacacctgctagttATAAATAACATGTTAGTGTCTTCTTTTATTTCTGTGCTTATATTGGCTCTAGCTAAGATGTGGAAAGTGGGCGACATTTGACTAAAGATGGTGTAGTTAGGTTGGATGGTCTGAAACTGTTGAGGCTTGAATTTGGGTAAGCTAGGTGCCTTGTAAGACAGTCAAGAGAAGGGGGAAATTACATATGGGAATTAGAGCTACTTTGCTTCACTAAGCAAACTTTACATGCTTTACCGAATTCCCCTCCTACCTAGGTATAACAACTTTGTTTGATTGATGAGTAGAAAAATAGCAACTTGGTTACTTGAGGCCTGTATAGTTTTACTGCATTAGCTGAAGTGTTACAAAATTATGATGGAAATGTTTTTACATGCAGATCCCAAAGTCCCTGAAATTGTTACTCAGGTCCAAGGGCCATCGGTTGATTATGATCTTGGTGGTGGCTCAGAGATCTTTGATGTACTAGTGTGTGGTGGCACATTAGGTATATTTGTTGCTACTGCTCTGAGTTTTAAAGGCCTTCGGGTTGGAATTATCGAAAGAAACATAATCAAAGGGGTAATTCAGCCCTATATGGTTATTCCCGAGTTAACACTGTAGCAACGTACTGAATTATATGAAATGTTTACCTATATCTGCTGAACAGAGGGAACAAGAGTGGAATATTTCGAGGAAGGAGCTTATGGAAATTGTGGAAGTTGGCATCCTTTCAGAAGGAGAAGTTGAACAGATAATCTCAAGTGATTTCAATCCCGTAAGGTCTTTCAGATGAAATTGGCATTAGCCCATGGAAGTTTATATGTTACCTAACTAAGTTATGCTGGCTAACTACCTGTACATTTACTCTTTTACTTTGCAGAACAGATGTGGATTTGAGAATAAAGGTGAAATATGGGTGGAGGGCATTCTTAATCTTGGAATATCGTAAGTTGTCACATGATGATACCACATGCAGAGAAGCTTTATTTAGTTATCGTGATAGTTTCAACATATGCAAATAATAAGCATACATATGATGGAATAGATATTTACTCTGCGCTGATGTATCTAATTTGGTAGTAAGGATACAAAGGATTACTGATCTAGAACCAGTTTTTCTTGTTGTGTCAGATCTGCACCTTGTTGTTCATTTGTTCCTCGTCTTTTCTATAATGCCTACTATATGTTCAAAATCTTCATGGAGGGATATCATATAAAGACGGCATGTATTTTAAGCATTATAAACACAAATGATCTTCATAGAAACACACAGTAATGCTAGCTCATGTATGACTCGCTTCTACCTTTGCAGGCCTGCTAAACTTGTCGAGATCATGAAAGAGCGGTTCATTTCTTCAGGAGGAGCaatttttgagggaaaaagTTTGTCAAGCATTTCTGTTCATGATGATCTTGCAGTAAGCACAATATGTTTCTTTCCTTGACGATGGTGAAATTGTTTCAAATATAATTCTACATTACTTAACAGAAGCTAGGACGTATATACTTTGTGCAGTATTCTTTTCTCCCGCAATGAGTTGTCTATGGTATATTGGATTGCTATATCTTTATATGATTATAGAAGTATATTTTCTTCACCTGACTAATTAAATATGAACAAATGTTTCGAAAAATCATTCTGGTTATTATTCAAGTTCCTTTACTGGTGCATATTGAGTGATGGCGATGGTGTTAATATGCTGTCTGTGTTTCTCAGGTACTAAAATTGAGTGATGGTGATTGTTTGCCTTGTCGACTTGTTGTTGATGCTATGGGTAATTTTTCCCCAATTGTGCGACAGGTACTCCTATATGCTGAATGTCTGCACCTAGATGATTCTTTAGTGAAAAATTCTAGATCACCCCTCCGAGGTTCAGGGCCTAGTCAACATAACCCCCTGAGCTTTAAAACCATCTAAACAGCCCCCCTAAGTCAACATATCCATGttggaaaaaaaactcaacTTATCCATCTTATTGTTATAGCCACATCCTACACTATCAATTAGTTACAAGTTTCAACTCTTTTGTCCTTGTGCAAGATTCGCTCCGGTAGAAAACCAGATGGATTATGCCTCGTGGTTGGTGCTTGTGCTCGTGGGTTTGAAAGAAATACAACAAGTGACGTTATTTTCAGTAGCTCCTCAGTAAAGAAAGCTGGAAATTCAGGAGTTCAACTCTTTTGGGAGGTAATTGCTTTTCATTCAACACTTCTGAGACAAACTTGTTACTGAAAGATGGAACTAAGATATGAGCCTCTAtttctgcaaaaaagaaaaacttaatCACCATCTCATTTGCAATGATAGCTTCCCCTCCACCTAAATTGCCACTAATCATTTGAAATGGTATCTAACATGTTATATCATGTTAGGATTTCTTTACTAGTCTAACATGAATACATGTTGTAGGCCTTTCCTGCTGGTTCTGGCCCCGCTGATCGTACTACATACATGTTCACATATGTCGATCCACAATTTGGGTTCCCAAAGCTAGAAGAACTTTTGGAGATTTACTGGGATCTTATGCCTGAGTACCAGGTGAACAATGCTGAATCTATTTTTACTCCATAACATCGTTATAATACTTTCAAGTTAACTATAATGCTCTGTAGATGTTATATATCTACATCGTGGTTGCTATCCATCAAtctacatgattttcatggtcttatttttgcaaaattttgtCACTAGTCAACTGAAGGTGATGTTTCTAATGCCTCGGTGTGTACTGCAATTTTCAGGGAACTCAATGCTTCAATGTGTACATTTACAACATGTTCTATTATTGTACATAAAGAAAAATCAACTATTGCGTTTATCGAAACTCATCTATGTATATATCAAGTTAGTCGGCTACTTAGCTGCATGCTGTAAAAATAACATTTCTAATCTAGACACCATTGAATTGAAAGCCAAAATTGTGTTTGCATATATCATTCTATACTTCCTCTGTTTTATTTCACATGCTTATGTAATTACACTTTATTCTAAATTTACTCTTATTATGTATTCATGCAGGATGTCACTCTTGAAACTTTGGATATAAGGAGAGTCATATTTGGGATTTTCCCAACTCATCGGGATAGGTAACAAGAGTGAATATACCTATATGGCTATATCCTTCTCTTTTGTCTTTCAGATGATAGGAAACTATAAAAGCTGATGTAATATGCTCCACGTAATGGCATAAGTTGTTTCCTAGCAAAATGTCATATTGTCATGAGTTATTTATGTGAATAATGTATCTTTTCCTCTGTAGTGGACTAGCTAATTGCACTACATTAGACACTATTTACAGCTGCTTACTTTATATACCCGAGGGGAAAAGGTTCATTTTTTATGCACTTCTCACTTTTCACACATGAATATATGAAATGTGCTGAACCGCTATATTCAGAAGGTTACTGGTGATTGATTAGATTTTGTATATTTAGTTCTTGCATAAGTTTCCTAATTTACatgtgtttctgttttgataTAATATTCTTACCAaaccttttcctttcttttcgtATCTTACCATTTTCAGCCCATTGCCAGCTGCATTTGACCGTATCTTACAGGCATGTTATTTTCTGATTGGAATCCCTATTGTAtgtgccaattttttttattaattacTAATGCCCTTTGAATCTCAGGTTggtgatgctagtggaatccAGTCACCTGTTTCTTTTGGAGGGTTTGGAAGCTTAACAAGGCATCTTGGTCGTTTGTCGAATGGTTAGTCCACTGAATTTTCTTCGATATACTGTAGGTTGCATGATCGTCAAATAGAAATATGCTTCTTATAATATAAACAAAACTTAGTAAAAAACTCTCACAGAAATCAGAACCAGAAGTCATGCCCAGGCTGGGTtatggaagaagagaggaatgGGTGGGCCGAAGAACATATGAATCATTAGGAATTATGGAAATAGTAGTtttcaaaatagaaaaagacTAAAAGTTAAAATAAGCTATGGCAATAGGAGTACCAAATAaactccaaaaaaaatatactccctctgatccataatgtCGTAAATCAGCGGcacttattatgtatcggagggagtattaaaacTCAAGGATGCATATTTAATAATTAAAGGCCAAATACTTCTCAAGCAAAACTTTTTGTTTAAGTTTATCgcattaaatatttttttatagaatTAACTTTTTAACCTTTAACTAAATCTAGAGAATCATGAAAATTCTACGAAGATGTTCATAAAACgctcacatttttttttacagaactACGTTTTGTTCTCATTAAGGCTAAGACTTTGCTTGCATTGAATGTAATTTTGCATGCTACCTGGTATTTAGCTCAAGACTACCAGCCAAGAAGGTTGATTCATATTTCATAACATAAACAAGATCTTCTCCAAGATGCTAGCAAAACGACTAACTCCATCACCATTCTATTCCATGCCAAAGCATATGCATACCAGGTCAATGCATCCAAGACAACTTTGCATGCAGAACATGATCGGAGATTTCTACAGAAACAAAATGCCAACAATTTTCTTCAAGCTTAAATTGGGGATACCTTGTGGAGATACTACAAAACTTGGTATTAGATGTAGATGGAGAGTGTGGATCACAATTTGGTTTGCGCCCACAACTTCTATAGAGTCATACCCAAGTCTATTTGCATATGTATACCCTTTCCTTTCATTCTTTCACATACTTATCCATCATGTTGTTTTTGAGCTGAAGGTATATATGAAGCAGTTTCAGGAGATTTCCTGGATGCATATAGTTTGAGGCTATTAAACCCTTATATGGTTAGTGGGTTTCATAGAATCATAATTTGAACTTTATAGCTTCATGTATAATTTGAAGGATGTGTATTGTTTCCACCATGCAGCCAAATTTAAGTGCATCATGGTTGTTCCAAAGAGCAATGTCAACGAGGCCGCAGACTAATGTTTCGCCGACTTTCATTAATGAACTTCTCTATGCTAATTTTCAGTCAATGCAGGTACATTCAATTAGAAAATATACTATTATCTCAGTTTATTTATCCTATTAAATTAATTCTGTACCATAACAGAAACTAGGGGATTCAGTACTTCGGCCATTTCTCCAGGTTGGCACTTGAACATTTTAATACCTGTCGACGAGAAACAGTATGTTCTATATTTACTTGAAGTGTGCATTTGTAGGATGTAATACAATTTGGACCTCTGGTGAAAACATTGGGCCTAGTAATGCTCAGCCGGCCACAAATTTTGCCTTCCATATTTAAGCAGGTAGACaattttatattaaaaaaattatcatTCCGATTCTTTTCTAACTCCAGTTTTCAGTTCAGGTTTTAGACAAGCTCTGCTGGTTTCTCAACCTGTTTATAAGGCTTACCTGGTCATAAgatttcatttgttttccCCCTCCTTTGCTGTAGGTTGGACTTGGAGTCATCCTCAATTGGTCAGGCCATTTTGTGATGCTTGGTTACTACACATTCCTCTCTAACTTCATCGATCCGGTCGTCAGGTACAGTTGATGTCATTTATCTGATATCGAAATCACACTCAAGTACCGTATGTGCAGCCTATCCGAAATTTGATatgtttgctaatttgtcAACTTCTGATAGGCCTTGGGTTGAATCTTTGCCGCCGAGGAACAAATATCAGTGGAAGCGGTACCTGGAAGCATGGAAATATGGGGCTGGCTTAGACTATCGTCAAGAGGAATAAAGCTTTCATTAAAAGGAGAATTCTATACTTTCCcggcaaaagaaaaattatgtATATACAGCTGATGAGATGAAGCACCGTAGAGTTTAGACATAAGCCGgttcatttttatttatttttatttactgCCAGGCCAAGGCTTTATTTCCAATAGTACTATTTTTTAGTTATCAggaatttaaaaaatatatatactccgtatatattTCACCCAGGTTCTCTTTGTTACTTGTTCCTACTGAAGTGGATACCCTATCCAGAACAAACTCATTCGTTGGAACAGTTTCATAGGTTCGCACAGGGAGATTATGTGCTTTTTGGCTAAGTAGAACACAAGTCTGCAGCAGTAATATAGTCGCAATAAGGGTATCCTCAGTTTCTTGCaacatactctctccatttcacaaaggttggcgtattttgtttcgttaagataaaactttgaccaataattacactattaatatgtaacatatgatgcaaaatcatgattattagaaagaacATTTAAAGatgaatctattgatataaatttcatgtatgtaaaaacacatattaatagagttatcattgGTTAAatccttgtcttaacgaaacaaaatatgtcaacctttgtgaaatggagggagtataccaGCCAATGCATTACAAATAGAATGTAAACTTTGAGATATTATATAGATACAGTTCGTCACAAAATACATATCAACATGAAGCTATGACTCACAGTAAGACAAACATCATATGAAGTCAAAATCAGTGAACTATAACTGCACAACTCATGTAAGACCAAAATGATTAGCTGCAAATCTGTATTTTAATGTAATTTCACAGTGATACATTCAAAAAGGACAGCTCCTGCAGAGCGCTATGGATATATTCTCTATGCCAAAATCCTATCACTACCAACAAGTGCTGCTATCTTTTGACACATTCAATCTGGATAGTCAGATCTTGAATCCCAGCTTCATGAAATATCCGTGAAGCACTTTCTCTTATAAAAGATTTGTCAGCTTCCTTTGATATATGAAGATGAAAAGTGCCTACAATATCAGTATTTGTTAAGTTCCATAAATGGACATTATGGACTCCAATGACACCGTTAATCTTCATAACATCATCCAAGGCTACTTTGAAGTCCTTCTCATGACTCCTTGGAACTCTttgcaacaaaatttcagCAGAATTCCTTAACAGTGGAAGGACAGAAGCTACAATCATTATTGAAATGAATACCGAGCAAATGGGGTCTGCTATCAGCCATCCCTTGTACTTGATTAGTAAGGTTGATATCACAACACCTACACTCCCCATTGTGTCAGCTAGAACATGCAAAAAGATACCTTCCATGTTATGGTCGATGTGACGCCGGTTTCTCGACTTACCATGGTTTCCAGCTTCTGACGATTCCATTTCTCCATTACAAGACTGAGCTTCTGAGCCATGAGAATGCACATTTCTCAGGGGAATCTCAAGAAGTCCGTGCTCACTGCTGGTATTGCTACAATCTTGGTGAGCATGACCTCCACCTGGCTGGAGATGTTCCAAATGATCATGGTGGCGATTCTCATGGCCACCTTGGTGGGTATGCTGATGATCAGTGTTTTTTATGAAGGTGTTGTGATGGTTGTCCTCACTGTTACTATCGTGTTGGTGATTATGATGATGGTTCTTATTTGTGTCTCCATGATGACCGGAACATGCCTTCTCATGATCAACACCCTGATGAATATAATTGTGATCatgatggtggtggtgatcTTCGTGGACATAATCATGTGAATGAGAATTTGAATGAGAGTGAGAACAACTACCACCATGCACATGATGGTGATGGTGATCTACATGGGCATGATCATGTGAATGAGAATCCGAATGGGAGTGAGAACAGCTACCGCCATGTGCATGATGGTGCTCCTCGTGAAAGAAAACCAATCCAATGACATTTACAAAAAGCCCACCAATTGAAACTGCCAAAAGGCTACTTGTTGATATCTCCCGAGGCTCAAGGATCCTCTCAAACGATTCCAACACAATCAGTGCCCCAACAAGAACTAAGAACACTGCATTAACATACCCAGATAGCACCTCGAACCTGCCCCTTCCATAGTTATACAATCCATTTGCAGGCAGCCTTGCGATGTAGGACGCATAGAGCCCAATTGCCAGAGCTGCACAGTCAAACAACATATGGCAAGCATCAGAGAGTAGCCCAAGGCTATCGCTCATGAAACCGCTGGCAAACTCAACAAACATGTAAGCTGTATTGATCAACAGAAAAGCAGCAATCTTCCTGGACTTCCGTTCGCTCATGATGTGCCGAATTGGCCCCATGACTGCCTCGTACACCGATTCTGATACGTCTGTGCTCCCGAGCTCCACATACCCTGCAGGGCCCAGCTCCCTGCTGGCGATCCACAGCAGCAATCCAGAAATTAAAAAGCCTGGCAAGGACAGCTTTGGGTAGTACACCAGCTCCAGTACAACAGTACAAACAAAGGTCATTGCAAAATTCATGCTTGgcctgctgctactgctgtcATAGGCTTGCCGTCGCCCCAACGCCATGCCAAAGACAGCAGAGTTTAGGATGAGCCACCAGAGCTGGCCAATCGGCACAGCTCCAACATCATCACCTGTGTCAC includes:
- the LOC100825935 gene encoding uncharacterized protein LOC100825935 gives rise to the protein MPLPLLLTLPTAQLPWARHGGRLVAPRAGCGRRIVRVRASGEAGARPPSRTQMIMDKISGGDEVGGAGGAYSYGALKRLDQICSSICQSQVDPKVPEIVTQVQGPSVDYDLGGGSEIFDVLVCGGTLGIFVATALSFKGLRVGIIERNIIKGREQEWNISRKELMEIVEVGILSEGEVEQIISSDFNPNRCGFENKGEIWVEGILNLGISPAKLVEIMKERFISSGGAIFEGKSLSSISVHDDLAVLKLSDGDCLPCRLVVDAMGNFSPIVRQIRSGRKPDGLCLVVGACARGFERNTTSDVIFSSSSVKKAGNSGVQLFWEAFPAGSGPADRTTYMFTYVDPQFGFPKLEELLEIYWDLMPEYQDVTLETLDIRRVIFGIFPTHRDSPLPAAFDRILQVGDASGIQSPVSFGGFGSLTRHLGRLSNGIYEAVSGDFLDAYSLRLLNPYMPNLSASWLFQRAMSTRPQTNVSPTFINELLYANFQSMQKLGDSVLRPFLQDVIQFGPLVKTLGLVMLSRPQILPSIFKQVGLGVILNWSGHFVMLGYYTFLSNFIDPVVRPWVESLPPRNKYQWKRYLEAWKYGAGLDYRQEE
- the LOC100826248 gene encoding uncharacterized protein LOC100826248, with translation MAASDSGRHVPHLRLAVPPRLAAHPSFRFPTTPLPTPSKTRLPTAAATGASPYAAALLRLLALHSLFLLAPAARALPSLPHLLLLPPLLAVLSAAAVVVIPTASKSQPHPFPAAHHLLRPALLLSLSLLLRFASLHFIPSPGLIVLADSAGALLARALSRPSRRRVISVAAASLSLAVISPSHTVLLALPFVSGLLSSVEHSASTRHVTRSRRARAAVFALAAIFLSVPALMGLFFLGGSDTGDDVGAVPIGQLWWLILNSAVFGMALGRRQAYDSSSSRPSMNFAMTFVCTVVLELVYYPKLSLPGFLISGLLLWIASRELGPAGYVELGSTDVSESVYEAVMGPIRHIMSERKSRKIAAFLLINTAYMFVEFASGFMSDSLGLLSDACHMLFDCAALAIGLYASYIARLPANGLYNYGRGRFEVLSGYVNAVFLVLVGALIVLESFERILEPREISTSSLLAVSIGGLFVNVIGLVFFHEEHHHAHGGSCSHSHSDSHSHDHAHVDHHHHHVHGGSCSHSHSNSHSHDYVHEDHHHHHDHNYIHQGVDHEKACSGHHGDTNKNHHHNHQHDSNSEDNHHNTFIKNTDHQHTHQGGHENRHHDHLEHLQPGGGHAHQDCSNTSSEHGLLEIPLRNVHSHGSEAQSCNGEMESSEAGNHGKSRNRRHIDHNMEGIFLHVLADTMGSVGVVISTLLIKYKGWLIADPICSVFISIMIVASVLPLLRNSAEILLQRVPRSHEKDFKVALDDVMKINGVIGVHNVHLWNLTNTDIVGTFHLHISKEADKSFIRESASRIFHEAGIQDLTIQIECVKR